In one window of Candidatus Hepatobacter penaei DNA:
- the pdhA gene encoding pyruvate dehydrogenase (acetyl-transferring) E1 component subunit alpha, protein MMRSPLKEAILRSEKTRLSSARAQNAPSLDILHRLYQKMLLIRRFEERAGQLYGQGSIGGFCHLYIGQEAIAVGTYEAKEAQDTMVTAYRDHGHMLVSGMDPRFVMAELTGKAAGSSQGKGGSMHMFDPEKGFLGGHGIVGAQVPLGTGVAFAHQYLNKDAVSLVFLGDGAANQGQVYEAFNMASLWRLPVLYIIENNRYAMGTSVERACANSEDLYRRGEPWGIPGQKVNGMDVLEVIEATRSALAQVRTGQPMLLEMTTYRYRGHSMSDPALYRTKEEVDNVKTNEDPLLFLKELILTQGQGEEEPLKTIEKEVKEIVLDAVAFAKEAPLPDDAALYTDVIKEEA, encoded by the coding sequence ATGATGAGATCACCCCTTAAGGAGGCCATTTTGCGTAGCGAAAAAACGCGCCTGTCTTCAGCGCGCGCCCAAAATGCACCGTCGCTGGATATATTGCATCGTTTGTATCAAAAGATGCTTTTGATTCGGCGCTTTGAAGAGCGAGCCGGGCAATTGTATGGCCAAGGATCGATCGGTGGGTTTTGTCACCTTTATATTGGCCAAGAGGCCATCGCCGTGGGCACGTATGAAGCGAAAGAAGCGCAAGACACGATGGTTACGGCCTATCGGGATCATGGGCATATGTTGGTGTCAGGCATGGACCCACGTTTTGTGATGGCAGAACTTACCGGCAAAGCCGCGGGCAGCTCGCAAGGCAAGGGGGGGTCGATGCACATGTTTGATCCTGAGAAAGGCTTTTTGGGTGGGCATGGCATTGTGGGTGCGCAGGTGCCGCTGGGCACCGGCGTGGCGTTTGCCCATCAATATTTGAACAAAGACGCGGTGAGCCTTGTGTTTTTGGGTGATGGCGCGGCCAATCAGGGGCAAGTGTATGAGGCCTTTAACATGGCTTCCTTGTGGCGTCTGCCTGTGCTTTACATCATCGAAAATAACCGTTACGCCATGGGCACATCCGTGGAGCGAGCCTGCGCTAACAGTGAGGACCTTTATAGGCGGGGTGAGCCATGGGGCATTCCTGGCCAAAAAGTCAATGGCATGGATGTGTTGGAAGTGATAGAGGCCACCCGTTCTGCTCTGGCTCAGGTGCGCACGGGCCAGCCGATGTTGCTTGAGATGACCACCTATCGTTATCGGGGGCATTCCATGTCAGATCCTGCCTTGTATCGCACCAAGGAAGAGGTGGACAATGTCAAAACGAATGAAGATCCCCTGCTGTTTCTCAAAGAGCTCATCTTAACCCAGGGGCAAGGCGAAGAAGAGCCTCTGAAAACCATTGAAAAAGAGGTCAAAGAGATTGTGCTAGATGCTGTGGCCTTCGCAAAAGAGGCGCCCTTGCCGGATGATGCTGCACTTTACACAGACGTGATTAAGGAGGAGGCATAA